The following are encoded together in the Lathyrus oleraceus cultivar Zhongwan6 chromosome 3, CAAS_Psat_ZW6_1.0, whole genome shotgun sequence genome:
- the LOC127129499 gene encoding uncharacterized protein LOC127129499 has translation MAARLSLTDLENTQLGYANKEEFEVLVIDTLMDTDWRNPIISYLKDPSIDTKRKTKYRALSYVLMGNELFKKTPEGILLKCLGENEVYLALSSVHSGALRIQRQGEIPSDLYWEMMMNELVDLDEERLHALEVLRRQKERVARAYNKRVKGKTFIMNDLVWKVILPMDRKNKTLGKWSPHWEGHFRILKAFSNNEYEIEQLAEDRRILKENGKYLKKYKPFVHEVKIITT, from the exons ATGGCTGCCAGATTGTCTCTGACAGATTTGGAAAACACTCAGTTAGGATATGCTAACAAGGAAGAGTTTGAAGTACTGGTCATTGATACCTTAATGGATACAGATTGGAGGAATCCAATTATTAGTTATCTCAAGGACCCTTCGATAGATACAAAAAGAAAAACCAAGTACAGGGCTTTATCTTATGTTTTGATGGGGAATGAATTATTCAAGAAAACCCCTGAGGGGATCCTGTTGAAATGTTTAGGAGAAAACGAGGTGTACTTAGCATTATCTAGTGTACATAGTGGAGCCT TGAGAATCCAAAGACAAGGAGAAATTCCATCTGACCTATATTGGGAAATGATGATGAATGAACTGGTTGATTTGGACGAAGAAAGGTTACATGCATTAGAAGTATTAAGAAGACAGAAGGAGAGGGTAGCAAGAGCATACAATAAGAGGGTCAAAGGTAAAACTTTCATTATGAATGATTTAGTTTGGAAAGTTATATTACCTATGGATCGAAAGAACAAAACATTAGGAAAATGGTCTCCACATTGGGAAGGACATTTTCGAATTTTAAAAGCATTTTCAAATAATGAATACGAAATAGAACAACTAGCAGAGGATCGAAGAATCCTAAAAGAAAACGGGAAATACTTAAAGAAGTATAAACCATTTGTGCATGAAGTTAAAATCATAACAACATAG